One Microcaecilia unicolor chromosome 8, aMicUni1.1, whole genome shotgun sequence DNA window includes the following coding sequences:
- the EME2 gene encoding probable crossover junction endonuclease EME2 — protein MGTEFKEELCSPEFDSKISRSLKGRIRQVTDWEVSDSEPESNAESCKNGSDDLINLMHSSLGSETCDLEEKVMLNIGAKDSTLALPILPSVSPKKRHRKNKSPEEVEADQAKAKERKLERESKRLQREQEKVEKQRRKEVAEALKLLRPDQCMKYLTIHVDPGILEDAGSDVLMEMLNSLECKYYIEPQLVPHSITWRREMPSSWLFVTNVDVKVGKEDEMLVLMEPEDFLRNIFLLTQSSSSDLTEKKCDLPPGFTFAIPDGHHKKLCLTVIGLDAYHWQSLHRSEDQNKDGDSSAEHISKNPVTQQQIEEALVMLQLWSDTNVLFLDSWQEFGQHICAMTKAIAQRPYKKHSENHKFSFCTTDGGWSSGIRVKKDGTGLQQVWKRQIEQFNRVSPAMAAAVSSAYPSPHLLLQAYEKCSTEQERLNLLSDLQIRAVSSTERVHSYGPAVTEKKQLEDEEQPLVMECHRARRIGPDLSRRVYCLMTSRNPDLVLDLNS, from the exons ATGGGGACAGAGTTCAAAGAGGAATTATGTTCTCCAGAATTTGACAGTAAAATCAGCAGATCTTTAAAGGGACGCATTAGACAGGTTACTGATTGGGAAGTTTCAGATTCTGAGCCAGAAAGTAATGCAGAATCATGTAAAAATGGAAGCGACGACCTGATAAATTTGATGCATAGTAGTCTGGGTTCTGAGACTTGTGACCTTGAAGAGAAAGtcatgctgaatattggtgccAAGGATAGTACTCTGGCTTTACCCATCTTGCCATCCGTGAGCCCAAAGAAAAGGCACAGAAAGAACAAAAGTCCAGAGGAGGTTGAGGCAGACCAAGCTAAAGCAAAAGAAAGGAAGCTTGAGAGGGAAAGCAAAAGGCTGCAACGAGAGCAGGAGAAAGTGGAGAAGCAGAGGCGGAAAGAAGTTGCAGAGGCTCTGAAGCTTCTTCGGCCAGACCAGTGTATGAAGTACCTGACCATCCATGTGGACCCAG GAATTCTGGAAGATGCTGGGTCAGATGTATTGATGGAGATGCTGAATTCATTGGAATGTAAATATTACATAGAGCCACAACTGGTTCCACACAGCATCAcatggaggagagagatgccatCCAGTTGGCTATTTGTG ACCAACGTGGATGTGAAAGTTGGTAAGGAAGATGAGATGCTAGTGCTGATGGAGCCCGAGGACTTTCTTAGGAACATctttttattaacacag agttcaagcagtgatctGACAGAGAAGAAGTGTGATCTACCTCCTGGTTTCACTTTTGCCATTCCAGATGGACATCATAAGAAGCTGTGCTTAACAGTCATTGGGCTGGACGCATACCACTG GCAGAGTTTGCATAGATCAGAGGATCAGAATAAAGATGGAGATTCTAGTGCAGAGCACATCTCAAAGAATCCTGTCACACAGCAGCAGATAGAGGAG GCACTGGTGATGCTGCAGCTTTGGAGTGACACAAATGTTTTGTTCCTGGACAGTTGGCAAGAGTTTGGGCAGCATATCTGTGCTATGACTAAGGCAATAGCACAGCGCCCCTACAA gaagcACTCTGAAAACCATAAATTTTCCTTTTGCACCACGGATGGTGGCTGGTCCAGTGGTATACGGGTGAAGAAAGATGGCACAGGGCTGCAGCAGGTGTGGAAAAGGCAAATAGAGCAGTTTAATAGAGTCAGCCCTGCAATGGCAGCTGCTGTATCCTCTGCCTACCCTTCACCACATCTCCTCCTACAG GCTTACGAGAAATGCAGTACAGAACAGGAGCGCCTGAACTTACTCTCTGACCTACAGATCAGAGCAGTCAGCAGCACAGAGAGAGTTCATAGCTATGGCCCAGCAGTTACTGAGAAAAAACAGCTAGAGGATGAGGAACAGCCTCTAGTCATGGAGTGCCACAGAGCACGACGCATTGGCCCAGACCTTTCCCGACGTGTGTATTGCTTAATGACATCCCGAAATCCGGATCTTGTTTTGGACCTGAATTCCTAA